The genomic segment gtttttaaaaatgagaatctgGGAGCCTTTTAGCATCTGTTATTAGGTTAAGGCCACTGCAACACTTTCTCTGATTTCCCAATCCTGTACTTCAGGTGTACAATTGGAGTCCAGAGGAGGCTGTAAGTGCCATCACCAAGATCCGCTCACATGTCCACATCAGACCTGAACAATTTAAAGTTCTCAAAGAATTCCACAAAATCACTGCAGTGACAGCAAAGAAGTCTTTTCATACGTCATAGACATGAAGTACTTGGATTTGAAAGAGCTCAAGACAGCCTTGCTTGCTACAGAATGAAAAAGTTTAACAGGAACAAAATGGGACTTAAGCCCAGGCTTGACATAACAGAAATGTTGCTAAGTAGTAGATAATTTTACTCCTTGTCttgtttcattttcctaaatAACACTGTTGTATGCCTAGAAAGACTGAGTGTGGCTTCTATTCATAGGGTCATGGGATAGGGATGGCAAGTGTCTTATTTTCTTGAATAGGGTCAAAGAAATTGTGCCCTAGCAATGTGCCTAGTGATATTTAGTATTGTAACTCAAAGATATTTAAtaataggaaaagagaaatacTCAGCTCTTCTTTGCCACTATCAGAATCACAATTCGCTGGCCCCATGGGGCTCTCCTCCTTTTTTGGAGCAGTTATCCTGTTTGTAGGAAAGTATGGGATTCAATCAGTATTGCAGTTGATTTATTAGAAACATGTGGATATGTAATTAGTTCCCATTAGGAAGTGACTCCTTCAGAATTCAAAACAGACACACATCTCTCttaaaaaactttatttgtaTGAACAGTTCCTAGCTCTTGACTTAGCTTGGCACTTTTAAAAGAGGAGAGACCTGTATGTTTGAGTTTGAAAAAAGTTTCTGCTATCAGAAATAACCCTTTTAACTTCTGGTTAACCCCTTGAAGTCagccaaaaataaaaccaaactatACATTTcctgacagatgagaaaacaatggATGGAATGTCTTGAATTCTAGAGTTGACTCTTGCTGGTGAAGGACACCTTTAACTTAGTCCATTCTCTCAGCCAAAGCCTGAAGGAAAACTCTAATATCTAATTGTCTGTGAAAAAATTACCAACTAGCCACTTTGCAGGcagtaggaaaaaagaaagattggGTATCTTTCCTTCTGTCCTGGGATCAGGAATGCTATTTAACAATGATCAGGTAAAGAGGAGAGGCTGTGCCTAAGGTCTGAGAAAAGGCTGGCCTTACTCTGTTCAAGCAGCCAGGTGAGCAGCAGCAGTCTAGAAAACCCCAAACAGATCACCTCTGTGAGTTCAAGGAAGGGCGGAGATGCTTGCTGCCTTCCTAACTCTTGGCAAAAACTGACATAGTACTGTGAATTGGGGCCCCAGGGACTTCAAGTTTGAGTTTGAATGGTCAGGCCCTGGAAAAGGGGAGGGCAAAAATGAGCTGTTCTTCCCCCTGTAGCCTTAGGCCAACACAAACTGCAAATTGGTAAGCAGCACCTTAatgcctctggtgacagttacAGCTGAAGTGGCAGGGTCAAGCTTGTAGGTGTTGGCATCCCCCTTTTTATATGGGTCCCGAAAAACATAGATGCTCCCATTACAGCTGGCAATCTTCCAGAGGGATGGGGCAGAGCTCCAGGCCTCAGGAAGGCAAAGCCGGGTAAAGCTGTCTAGCAGGGGATTGTAGCACACCAGGGAGTCCCCTTCAGCCACAATGAATACCAGATCCTTATGCACAGCTGCATGCATGCGGCCTGCGAAAGGCAACACATAGGGcttcatatggcatttgtctgtctctgtgtcaaaGCACTGAATGAGGCAGGAAGGTTTGGTAAAGAAGTCCAGATCATTCTCCTCCCCGCCTAATAAGTAGATGATCCCGTTGAGGTTGGCACCAGCTGCCCCTGACACAGCCACCTCTAGCTGGGTTGTCTCTGTCCAGATGTTATCACCTACCCGATAATAGATAACTGCATTGGAGAGGGTATCCTGCAGTGTCTTGCCACCCAGTGAATATATGGCATCTTTTCCGGGCACAGAGACCAAGGTATGCTGGAGCCGGTCCCGGGGCAAAGGTGCACACCATTCCCAGTCCACAGTGGCATTGTTGCACTTCCACATGCGCCGTGGGATGGACCCTCCCACCACGTACAAGTCTCCACCGTGCTTACAGGCTGCAGTGATCTGGTGGCACAAGCTGTTTTGGCCACTTACACTGATGGAGTCATCCTCCGCACAGTGTAAGGACACAGCCAATGAGTGGGTACGAGATGACTCTTTTCCGATCAAGTAAATGTGCACGTTCTCTCCAATTTCCTATCAGCAAAATTAATATTATAGGCATCagctaataaccataatgttgctcatgtaattgtagattaatgatacaaaaaaaaaaaaaatatatatatatataggcatcAGGTCTAGGCTAAGGCTCAGCTGAGATGCATAACCTTAAGGTCTTGGGCCACACACTTGTATCTTGCTCTGACCTCCTCCCCTCTAGTTACTGTGTGTCATCCTGACTCCTCCAATCACTTTCTTCCAGGCATTTTATGCTGGGCAGAGAATCTGTGGCACTCATTTCCAGCTTTTGAAAAACTATCATGAGTTTGTGCTTCAGACAAAGGGTGCTCAGATTGGTAATGCTATAATGAAAATGGTTTTCTTAAGCTTTGCTGCTCAGAGGTTAGTGGCTTCTGAGCTCACAGGTATATCCTCCTCTCTAGCTCTTATCAACTTAAAGCCAGAGACAACTTATTCACCAGCTATCCAAGAGGCCAGACCAGGCCAGATGGCTGGAATGCATAGATCTTATAGTGTCCCAACCCTAGAAAAGTAAGTCTTACCTTCAAGCTACTCCTGAGTGACTCTGCAAAagcctctctttcttctttattgaaaTTGATCCAGGCTTCTATTGCCTCTGTTGGATTCTGGGAACATGGAACTCCATCTGTGAGTGCCAGTGGAAAGGCATGGTCATTGATAATCTAACAATCCAAAAGGGAAATTTAGAGCCAGCGGCTTTAAACATGTGAACCACTTTGTTAGACTACCACcaagtatgtatatgtatatgaaaaattAATCTAAAATTGCCTTGTTTGTTTTAATCAAACTGAATGGCTTGATAAGCTCCCATCTGCCATAGAAGCAATCTAATAGGCTGCAGAGCTTACACCTGAAAATATGGCAGGGTTAGGATTATTATCTAAAGTTGGTTGATTACTTAAAAGTTTCTTCTGTAGATACCTTGACTCACCATCAGTTTCCGTACGAACTAGTCTCATAGGTACATACATGCAAAGCACAGAATGGATGAGAACACTTGTGCACAGGAGGGattggaatataaatacaaatggtTCCCCACAACCTTTTGTAGGTAAGtgggttttttaatttaatactttTATCTATTAAAAagtgctgctttttttttttcctggcttctTCCTCTATAAAGAAGTTTCTGACTGCAGCTGCACTGAATCTCAGCTCAATCTCTCTCAAAAGTATCTAAATCCCTACCAGGAATAACAATGTAAACCAACACCAAGAAGCCCGAGGGTTCCTTTCTTCTGAACTACAACAGCCACTGCACATTATACCCAAGTAGCTGGGTATGATGTACCTCCTCCCTCAACTTACCGGCAATGATATCAGTGAGTAGATGGTGGGGCAAGTGGAGAAATTCTTCTGTGCTCTGCAGCTGGGCCAGGCGGgccttagcacagtgcttggcagcAGTGTAGAGCTCAGGATCACTGTGCCGGTCGGCCAGCCACATTACCTGAAGGCAATTCCCCATCTGTACAGTGCGGGCCAAAAACCTAGAACATTCCTCAAAGAGAGATGTCAGCTGATACATGTCTGACACCTCATAAATTTCCTGTAGCTCCTCAGATCGAAGTTTTACAGTCCCGTGGTATATATAATGAACCATAAGCTGGAAAACAGACTCACTGATATCCTGCAGCACAATCACCCGGTTGTGGGCCTCCTTCAGATTAGATGTGAACATGGACCGGAAGAAGCAGCTCTGAGCTGAGAGGACAAGCCGGTGGAGCTGAAACTCCCGGCCTTCCACTGAAATGGTGACATCAGCAAAGAGCTCTTCCTCCAGACAGAGTTTCATGATGCCCTGAGCCACACGACCCGAGTGTGACCGGTCTTTGAAAGTGTAGTTCACAAAGTAGTTCTCATCCATGGATACTCCAGGCTCCTCTGGTGATTCCATGGTAGCCAACTTCTTTCTCTGCCAGCTGTCTGCAAAGCAACACCACCCTTAATAACTTTCTTGGATCCACAGTCAGTCTATGAACCCAACAGTCCAATTCACGGTAAAAAGAAGGCAAAAGTGATAGCAAAGTGGGCCCAGACTGGCCTTAAGTCCTGGCCCTGTTAATGACATTTCTGATGCCCTCCTTCAACCAAAGGTGGGTTCATTCTTGCAGTGGCACCCCATCTCTAATGATATCAATAAAATTTACTGCTCTGGGCATTTCCCTGAGAAAACGGAATATTCCTCTCTATAATGTAACAAAAGGCTTGGGATTTAGGTTAACACAGGAAAGCAAGGGGCTGGAGGAAGCCTATGATCTTAAGAGCCTGGCAAAAAAGCCTTACTAACAAAATAATTGTTGGGCATAAAACTTGAGAATTGGGGCAGCAGAACCCGACATAGAAGAGCCCTACATCCTTGTGGCCCAGGTCTCTCTTCCAGGGAGTCCAGACCTTCCAAAATGTGGCTTGGCCTGGGACATTTGTCAGCTTCACACTTGTTCTCTTCTGAGCTTCTCCCTAGCTCTTCCCTTCTCGCCCTAATGATTCCACAAGGCTCCGTCCCAGAACTCGAGACTAAACCTAGCCATACCCAGCACGGGGTACAGAAGGCCCATCGCTAAGTGCAGTGTTTCCGCTCTACCTTGCGTCTCCAGGGAAACAGTCTCTCGTCCCCCCCGCCCCTCTCCCAAGCCTGCCACGCCAAACCCTCCAGCCCTCGTCAAAAGCTTAGCTCAGATAGAGGCGGAGGGGTGTGGAATGTGAAACCCAGAACCCCCGCCTCTTACCCTCCGCTCGCCCGTCTGGTTCTTTAGCGTCCTCGCCTTCACTCCAGCTTCTTTCACACCAAGCTAGGCCCCGTTCACCTCACAGTTTCCCATCTGCCCGTTTTGGTTTCTCACGGGCCTTACATCCTTTCATTCCGAAGCCCGGAAGAAGATGAGATGCACACTTCCGCTTCCGGTCCGTGCCCTTGGGGCTCTGTGTCCTGTAACTACAGCCTCAGGTGCCTGGTCTGCCTCCAGGGATTATGGCGGCGGCGACGAGGAGCTGGTGGAGGGGGCTCGTGGAGTCCGTGGCACTGGGCAGAGGTGAGCAGGGGGCAGCTGACAGGCCCCGGGCACGAAAGGCGGTGCACCCAGCGCAGGTAGCCCATCAGGCCTCACCCGGCGCTTCACTGTCTTTTTAGCTTTCCGTCCAGTGGCCGGGCTGCCCTCTGTGCTGTCGCTGCCAGTGAGGAGGAAGAGTGCTGCGGTCGACACGCGCCGTGAGTATGTGCGAGTCGACCCCTTTCGGAACTACAGGAGGAGACCCATTCATTCCCTTCACCGGATGTTTGCCCTTGCTCTGGGATGCCCTTCCTCCTGGCAAATCTGCTTATCCCTGGAGACCTTAACTGCAGCGATATTCACTCCACAGGCAGAAAATGGCACTCCCTTAGGCCTCTCTGTTATGGCCCTGGTTGCTCCTTGATCTGTTGCcaagattccctttttctctgatTAAACTGAGAAGTTCTCTGATTAAACTTTTGGGCCTCAAAGCCTTTCGATAATAATAGTAGCTAGCATTGAGTGCTTTTGTGCTAGGCACGTTAGTAAACAATTTAGTGAATGATCTTATTTAGTCCTCAACAATTTTATAAGGTAGATAGTATTATGCTTTTCCTACTATATAGACCAGGAAACAGTCCAGAGACATAATTGTCCAGGGTAGCAGCACTTGTGAATGACAATGGGCAAGCCTGCTGCCAAAGGCAGATTTAACCATTACTTTTTAGCCTGTAATGCGTGGGTGCTCAGTGATTTAGGGTTGTAAGAATGAGAGTATGGAGATAGTTACATTCAACATAAGCCAtctgggagtcaggagacctggcatttccccctttttgggcctcagtttcttgatcaattcaaaacaacaaaaaatattttaactaggTAATCAGTGAGGGCTCGTCAGCTCTGAAGTTCTTAGCTTGAGAACCTGCTGCAAGCCAGGTGCTAAAGAGatacagagaagcaaaagttctCATTCCTACCTTTAAAGAGCTCCCAGTCTGGTAAGAGAGCTGAGGTCCATGCTGCTTTTGCAGAGTGCAGGCATTGTGAAGAAAGAACCCTGGAGTAGTTTTGAGAAGAGGCAAATATCTCAGCTGCAGTAATAATGAGAACCTTTATGGGTTGTGTAGgtggcattttctctgttttcatcaCTTCATGTTCCCTGGAAGAAGAACCCTCCACCCTCACCTTTCTCAAGGTTCTGCCGGGAGCCCTGCTGGGAGACAACACCCCTACAAGCCCAAGAGGCACAGGGGTGGTTGCTGCCCTCTCCATTCCTTTGTTAAAGATGCTTTCTCCTTCCAGGCACTGTCAGACCACGGAATGATGTGGTTCACAAGCAACTCTCAGCTTTTGGAGAGTATGTGGCTGAAATCATGCCCAAGTATGTCCAGCATGTTCAGGTAACATTCACTACTATTGTTTGGTTGAGGTCAAGAAAGAACCATGTTCTCAGAGCATGTAAGAGTAGCTCATCAAAATCACAGACTCTTCCATTCCAACTTGggcttctttctctgtctcaaaCCAGGAGACTCCAGTTCAAGTTATCTGATATCTCAGTAGCTCTTTGTTCCCTCTTCCATCCCTCTCCATGTATGCAGATGTCATGCTTCAGTGAGTTAGAGATCTGTATCCATCCTGATGGAGTCATTCCAGTGCTGACTTTCCTCAGGGATCACACCAATGCACAATTCAGATCCTTGGCTGACTTGACGGCAGTGGACATCCCTACCCGGCAGAACCGTTTTGAGGTCCGTCAGGACACTTGAGGTTTGGGGAGTAAACTAAAAACAGATCAGTTTTAGTGTAGCAGTTAACCAGGGGAACCGTAACCTCCTTAGTTTCAGTTTGGGTCAAGCAATATGACACAGGAGTTAAACTGGGCCCTCAGAATCAGTTTGAGTTTGAATcgagtttgaatcctggctctgccataaACAGGCTATGTGACTTCAAACACTTTGTTTAATctttctgagctttagttttcttATGTGTAAAATAAGTATGAAATTATACCTACCTCATAtagtggttgtgaggattaaataaaatagtacaGGTAGATTGCTGGCATTCATTATGGTAAGTCCCCAATATGTTTAGCTATTGATGTTTACTGATCACCTACTATTTGCCAGATCCTGGAATTGAGAGAGAAGTAACACCTAAGACCTGCCCTCCAGGAGTCCCCCACACTCCAGTAAGGGAGAAGGCATCACAAAGAGCTTACTGTAACAACATATAATATGAGGGATGTTAAAGAAATCCTGTAAGAATGCAGGAAAGGCACTCAGCCCTGTCTGGGTGACTTCTTTGAGGGGAGAATGTTGGTGCTGAATCTTAAGGGGTGACCAGGTAAACAGGAATTAGCCCGGTGAGGACTGGGGCTGTGATAGGGGGTTTGGAAGACATCCCAACAAAGGGAATAGCGTGAGCAGAGATAAGTGTGTTGATGTGCTGAGCTACAGCACTGCTTAGGCCTTTGGAAGCAGCTGTAAGTACAGGAGGATCTTGAGATTTTGAGCCTAAGGATAGAAAGTAGGTACCCTACCCACCCTGTATCCTCATCATTGATGCTCCCAGTTAGGAACTCCTGCCCCAGACTCCTCAGCCTGTGGCCGTATTGGTCCTTCAGCTCTTGCTGTTCTTTCTAGATTGTTTACAACCTGCTCTCTTTGCGTTTCAACTCCCGGATCCGTGTGAAGACCTATACAGATGAG from the Manis javanica isolate MJ-LG chromosome 11, MJ_LKY, whole genome shotgun sequence genome contains:
- the KBTBD4 gene encoding kelch repeat and BTB domain-containing protein 4, giving the protein MESPEEPGVSMDENYFVNYTFKDRSHSGRVAQGIMKLCLEEELFADVTISVEGREFQLHRLVLSAQSCFFRSMFTSNLKEAHNRVIVLQDISESVFQLMVHYIYHGTVKLRSEELQEIYEVSDMYQLTSLFEECSRFLARTVQMGNCLQVMWLADRHSDPELYTAAKHCAKARLAQLQSTEEFLHLPHHLLTDIIADGVPCSQNPTEAIEAWINFNKEEREAFAESLRSSLKEIGENVHIYLIGKESSRTHSLAVSLHCAEDDSISVSGQNSLCHQITAACKHGGDLYVVGGSIPRRMWKCNNATVDWEWCAPLPRDRLQHTLVSVPGKDAIYSLGGKTLQDTLSNAVIYYRVGDNIWTETTQLEVAVSGAAGANLNGIIYLLGGEENDLDFFTKPSCLIQCFDTETDKCHMKPYVLPFAGRMHAAVHKDLVFIVAEGDSLVCYNPLLDSFTRLCLPEAWSSAPSLWKIASCNGSIYVFRDPYKKGDANTYKLDPATSAVTVTRGIKVLLTNLQFVLA
- the NDUFS3 gene encoding NADH dehydrogenase [ubiquinone] iron-sulfur protein 3, mitochondrial encodes the protein MAAATRSWWRGLVESVALGRAFRPVAGLPSVLSLPVRRKSAAVDTRRTVRPRNDVVHKQLSAFGEYVAEIMPKYVQHVQMSCFSELEICIHPDGVIPVLTFLRDHTNAQFRSLADLTAVDIPTRQNRFEIVYNLLSLRFNSRIRVKTYTDELTPIESAVSVHKAANWYEREIWDMFGVFFANHPDLRRILTDYGFEGHPFRKDFPLSGYVELRYDDEVKRVVAEPVELAQEFRKFDLNSPWEAFPAYCQPPDNLRLEAGDNKPETK